One Actinomycetota bacterium DNA window includes the following coding sequences:
- a CDS encoding CoA-binding protein, producing MSVINDPEVIARLLRVDEVWAVVGLSNNRTRDAYRIAQLLQQKGKRIIPVHPSAETVHGEKGYPSLTAANEALGHIDVVDVFVNADLAREVAEEAIAIGAGAVWFQLGVIDSGAADRVITAGLDMVMDRCPAIEWPRLSNPN from the coding sequence ATGAGCGTCATCAACGATCCGGAAGTCATCGCACGGCTCCTGCGGGTAGATGAGGTGTGGGCAGTCGTTGGCCTGTCAAACAATCGCACGAGAGATGCCTACCGAATTGCTCAACTGCTTCAGCAGAAAGGCAAACGAATCATCCCAGTGCATCCGTCAGCCGAGACAGTCCATGGCGAAAAGGGCTACCCGAGTCTCACCGCGGCGAATGAAGCATTAGGTCACATCGATGTCGTCGATGTATTCGTCAATGCGGACTTGGCCCGCGAGGTTGCCGAGGAAGCTATCGCTATTGGTGCAGGTGCAGTGTGGTTTCAACTCGGCGTCATCGATTCAGGTGCTGCCGATCGGGTGATCACAGCAGGGCTGGATATGGTGATGGATCGCTGCCCGGCAATCGAATGGCCGCGTCTTTCAAACCCAAACTAA
- a CDS encoding SHOCT domain-containing protein → MFDDNGSYLLGLIEFFLFFAWFMCLFWVLSDIFRSKDLGGGGKTIWVIVVIIIPWLGVLVYLIARGGGMHERAIEQAQAMQKAQTEYIQSVAGTSGTPTEQITSAKSLLDSGAINQAEFDQLKSKALAS, encoded by the coding sequence ATGTTCGATGACAACGGCAGTTACCTGCTTGGTTTGATTGAATTCTTCTTGTTCTTTGCTTGGTTCATGTGCTTGTTCTGGGTACTGAGTGACATCTTCCGCAGCAAGGACCTCGGCGGCGGCGGCAAGACGATCTGGGTCATTGTCGTCATCATCATTCCGTGGCTGGGAGTCCTCGTCTACTTGATTGCTCGCGGAGGCGGAATGCATGAACGTGCCATCGAGCAAGCCCAGGCAATGCAGAAAGCTCAGACTGAATACATCCAGTCTGTAGCCGGTACCTCCGGAACGCCGACGGAGCAAATCACTTCGGCGAAGAGCCTGCTCGACAGCGGTGCCATCAATCAGGCTGAGTTCGACCAGCTGAAGTCAAAGGCACTTGCTTCCTAG
- a CDS encoding thioesterase family protein: MSTLVDILAMQDTGDDVFVTGVFDSANPHIYGGQLLAQALMAACTTVSVSRAAHSMHAYFVAAADCSTPVEIRVTRERDGRSVSARKMKVVQGSRLLMNALASFHTPEGGFEAQSQSFPGTNAPGDTFEAYSHPVSSDIQIVDSAPELQLAHPPRSWSRVLPELGSDQHLQACAMTYASDFYTGLVQFPEFPDDAMVTSIDHAIWFHRPFNLNNWHLMDWTGHSLSSGRGHYSGNFYDESGRMVASASQEMVVRRA; the protein is encoded by the coding sequence ATGTCGACCTTGGTTGACATACTCGCAATGCAAGACACTGGAGACGATGTCTTCGTCACCGGAGTATTCGATTCTGCGAACCCACATATCTATGGCGGCCAACTGCTCGCTCAAGCACTCATGGCTGCCTGCACGACGGTGTCAGTGAGTCGGGCCGCACATTCAATGCATGCATATTTCGTCGCGGCCGCAGACTGTTCCACGCCTGTAGAAATTCGCGTTACGCGCGAACGAGATGGCCGTTCAGTCTCTGCGCGCAAGATGAAAGTTGTACAAGGAAGTCGCCTCTTGATGAATGCGCTGGCATCGTTTCACACCCCAGAAGGTGGCTTCGAAGCACAGTCACAGTCCTTCCCCGGCACCAACGCACCCGGCGACACATTCGAGGCCTACTCGCATCCCGTCTCTTCCGACATTCAGATTGTTGACTCTGCGCCGGAGTTGCAGCTCGCCCATCCCCCACGCAGTTGGAGTCGGGTACTGCCGGAGTTAGGTAGCGACCAACATCTGCAGGCCTGTGCGATGACTTACGCCTCTGACTTCTATACCGGCTTAGTTCAGTTCCCCGAGTTTCCAGACGACGCGATGGTGACCAGCATCGATCACGCGATCTGGTTCCATCGACCGTTCAATTTGAACAATTGGCACCTCATGGATTGGACTGGTCACTCCTTGTCATCGGGACGTGGTCATTACAGCGGCAACTTCTACGATGAGTCCGGTCGCATGGTTGCATCAGCCAGCCAGGAGATGGTTGTTCGTCGCGCCTAG
- a CDS encoding nuclear transport factor 2 family protein, with the protein MTPIETAQRYVELFNANRMGDMGRLFAEDGLWVPPNDNPPTRGRDAIVAGYESLSEQTASMTFTDARYYQDGNVAIVELTSMTPAGPVGRVCDIFECNEAGEILRMTGYSYSPAA; encoded by the coding sequence ATGACGCCAATAGAAACTGCACAGCGATATGTCGAACTGTTCAACGCCAACCGCATGGGCGACATGGGTCGACTCTTCGCCGAAGACGGCCTTTGGGTGCCACCAAATGACAATCCCCCCACGCGCGGACGCGATGCCATCGTCGCCGGATACGAGTCGCTCTCCGAACAGACCGCATCGATGACCTTCACTGACGCCCGCTATTACCAGGATGGCAATGTGGCAATCGTGGAACTGACATCAATGACACCAGCAGGTCCTGTTGGACGCGTCTGCGACATCTTCGAGTGCAATGAAGCCGGGGAGATTCTGCGTATGA